In the Pseudothauera hydrothermalis genome, one interval contains:
- the earP gene encoding elongation factor P maturation arginine rhamnosyltransferase EarP, whose product MIHPSALAAPDCEIFCQVVDNFGDIGVCWRLARDLASRGLAVRLWVDDWATLARLCPQAADETDGIKVAGVELRRWEAAFAPVEPARLVVEAFACELPAAHLAAMAEHRPKPVWINLEYLSAEDWVAGVHGMASPHPRLPLTKYFCVPGFDAASGGLPRGPGLIEARATFQANPDARKEFLSVHGGAPAADALVVSLFAYDHAQLAELLAVWCAGPRPMCLLVPEGRIVCDLAAALELPQLTVGDRVVRGALDLRVIPFTDQDGYDRLLWSCDLNFVRGEDSFVRAQWAACPLVWQSYRQADNAHHVKLEAFLRRYCAGLEPIAAQPLQAFWQAWNGMGGTEKGNPASPADCWPAFAEALPALSAHARRWAKTLSEIPDLADTLANYLKEALKC is encoded by the coding sequence ATGATCCATCCCTCAGCTTTGGCCGCGCCCGATTGCGAAATTTTCTGCCAGGTTGTGGATAACTTTGGGGATATCGGCGTCTGTTGGCGTCTGGCCCGCGATCTCGCCAGTCGTGGCCTTGCGGTGCGGCTGTGGGTGGACGATTGGGCGACGTTGGCGCGTCTTTGTCCGCAAGCAGCCGACGAGACCGATGGAATCAAGGTCGCGGGCGTCGAGTTACGCCGCTGGGAGGCTGCGTTTGCGCCGGTGGAACCGGCCAGATTGGTGGTCGAGGCGTTTGCCTGCGAGTTGCCAGCCGCCCATCTTGCCGCCATGGCAGAACATCGACCCAAACCGGTGTGGATCAATCTGGAATATCTATCCGCCGAAGACTGGGTGGCTGGGGTGCATGGCATGGCTTCGCCCCATCCGCGTCTGCCGCTTACCAAATACTTTTGCGTGCCGGGTTTCGATGCTGCCAGCGGTGGATTGCCGCGCGGGCCGGGATTGATCGAAGCGCGCGCAACGTTTCAAGCCAACCCTGATGCGCGCAAGGAATTTTTGAGCGTTCATGGCGGTGCTCCCGCGGCAGACGCTTTGGTGGTTTCCTTGTTTGCCTATGACCATGCGCAGCTAGCTGAACTTTTGGCGGTCTGGTGCGCCGGGCCGCGGCCGATGTGTCTGCTGGTGCCGGAAGGCCGCATCGTCTGCGACCTTGCCGCAGCGCTCGAACTGCCCCAACTTACCGTTGGTGACCGGGTGGTGCGCGGTGCGCTGGATCTGCGGGTGATTCCTTTCACCGATCAGGACGGCTATGACCGCTTGCTATGGTCCTGCGACCTGAACTTTGTGCGCGGCGAAGACTCCTTCGTGCGTGCTCAATGGGCGGCGTGCCCTCTCGTCTGGCAGAGTTATCGGCAGGCCGACAATGCCCATCATGTCAAGCTCGAGGCCTTCTTGCGGCGTTACTGTGCCGGACTGGAGCCGATCGCCGCGCAGCCGCTACAAGCGTTTTGGCAGGCGTGGAACGGAATGGGCGGCACTGAAAAGGGGAACCCTGCCAGTCCCGCGGATTGCTGGCCGGCCTTTGCCGAAGCGTTGCCCGCACTGAGCGCGCATGCCAGAAGATGGGCGAAGACACTCTCCGAGATCCCCGACCTTGCCGATACGCTGGCGAACTACCTTAAAGAAGCTTTAAAATGTTGA
- a CDS encoding DUF2798 domain-containing protein: protein MKLKPQHIQPVIMATIMSFLMTAVITLINLGLRPDFLALWARAFAIAWPLAVMAAYIALPIAARLTQRILAALAR from the coding sequence ATGAAACTCAAGCCCCAGCATATCCAACCCGTGATCATGGCGACCATCATGTCGTTCTTGATGACCGCGGTGATTACTCTCATCAACCTTGGCCTGCGTCCGGATTTTCTGGCTTTGTGGGCACGGGCCTTTGCGATCGCCTGGCCGTTGGCAGTGATGGCAGCCTACATTGCCCTGCCGATTGCTGCACGCCTGACGCAGCGCATTCTGGCAGCACTGGCGCGATGA
- a CDS encoding pseudouridine synthase gives MRLERILHSQGFGSRKACRSMIRNGRVRLAGRIIDDPFAELSTEELVFTVDEQTWSYRDKAYLVLNKPAGYECSHRPQCHPSVFALLPAPLVARGVQCVGRLDQDTAGLLLLSDDGQFIHRWSSGKKNVPKVYEASTAEAVTDAQIQALLSGVHLNGEPTPVHAVACERVAENTLRLTVTEGKYHQIKRMVAAAGNHVERLHRSKIGGFALPSDLARGQWRWLTNADVAALGAFVSP, from the coding sequence ATGAGACTCGAACGCATACTCCATTCCCAAGGTTTCGGCTCGCGCAAGGCCTGTCGCAGCATGATCCGCAACGGCCGGGTACGCCTTGCCGGCCGCATCATTGACGATCCGTTCGCTGAATTGTCCACCGAAGAGCTTGTTTTCACCGTCGATGAACAAACATGGTCTTACCGTGACAAGGCTTATCTGGTGCTGAATAAACCTGCCGGCTATGAGTGCTCTCATCGGCCGCAATGTCATCCCAGCGTGTTTGCTTTGTTACCCGCGCCACTGGTGGCACGTGGTGTGCAATGTGTTGGCCGGTTGGATCAGGATACCGCCGGGTTGTTGCTGCTCTCGGATGACGGCCAATTCATTCATCGCTGGAGCTCTGGCAAGAAAAACGTACCAAAGGTCTATGAAGCGAGCACTGCCGAGGCGGTGACCGATGCGCAAATCCAGGCTTTGCTGAGCGGCGTGCACCTGAATGGCGAACCGACGCCCGTCCATGCCGTGGCGTGTGAGCGCGTGGCCGAAAATACCTTACGCTTGACCGTGACCGAGGGCAAATACCATCAGATCAAACGCATGGTGGCAGCGGCTGGAAACCATGTCGAACGACTGCACCGCAGCAAAATCGGCGGCTTTGCTTTACCGTCCGATTTGGCGCGCGGCCAATGGCGTTGGCTGACCAATGCTGATGTTGCTGCGCTGGGGGCGTTTGTTTCGCCATAG
- a CDS encoding SPFH domain-containing protein, with the protein MSEGLFIAIAILVFVLVTIAKGVRLVAQGEEWIVERLGKYHATLRPGLNILIPYLDRVAYKLVTKDIILDVQEQEVITRDNAVILTNAIAFVKVTDPVKAVYGVTDFSEAIRNLIMTTLRSIVGEMELDEALSSRDKIKARLRESIADEAVDWGLTVKSVEIQDIKPSESMQRAMEMQAAAERERKAAVTKAEGEKQAAILEAEARLEAAKRDANAQVMLAEASAESIRRVTASIGEQTTPMLYLLGEKYIAALEKLGDSENSRIVVLPADLQETLRGLIGKLGGRA; encoded by the coding sequence ATGTCGGAAGGATTGTTCATCGCTATCGCCATTTTGGTATTCGTGCTGGTGACGATTGCCAAGGGAGTGCGTCTGGTGGCTCAGGGCGAGGAGTGGATCGTCGAGCGTCTGGGCAAGTATCACGCTACGCTGCGCCCCGGGCTGAACATCCTCATTCCTTATCTGGACAGGGTGGCTTACAAGTTGGTCACCAAGGACATCATTCTCGATGTCCAGGAGCAGGAGGTCATTACCCGGGACAACGCGGTGATCCTGACCAACGCCATTGCCTTCGTCAAAGTGACCGATCCGGTCAAGGCGGTCTATGGGGTCACCGACTTTTCCGAGGCCATCCGCAACCTGATCATGACCACGCTGCGCTCGATCGTTGGCGAAATGGAGCTGGACGAGGCATTGTCTTCGCGCGACAAAATCAAGGCGCGGCTACGTGAGAGCATTGCCGACGAAGCGGTGGACTGGGGGTTAACTGTGAAGTCGGTGGAAATTCAGGATATCAAGCCTTCTGAGTCGATGCAGCGCGCCATGGAAATGCAGGCGGCCGCCGAGCGCGAGCGTAAAGCCGCGGTGACCAAGGCCGAAGGCGAAAAACAGGCGGCCATTCTGGAAGCCGAAGCGCGCCTGGAAGCGGCCAAGCGCGACGCCAATGCGCAGGTCATGCTGGCCGAGGCTTCGGCCGAGTCCATCCGCCGGGTGACCGCCAGCATTGGCGAACAGACTACGCCGATGCTTTATCTGCTAGGAGAAAAATACATTGCCGCGCTGGAAAAACTCGGCGATTCCGAGAATTCGCGCATCGTGGTGCTGCCTGCCGACCTGCAGGAGACCCTGCGCGGGCTGATCGGCAAGTTGGGCGGTCGCGCCTGA
- the efp gene encoding elongation factor P yields the protein MKTAQELRSGNVIMVGNDPLVVQKTEYNKSGRNAAVVKMKLKNLLTGAPSESVYKADDKFEVVQLDRKEVTYSYFADPMYVFMDADYEQYEVEAENMTDALKYLEDGMPCEVVFYNGKAISVELPNSVVREVTYTEPAVKGDTSGKVLKPAKIATGFELMVPAFVEIGDKIEIDTRTDEYKNRVK from the coding sequence ATGAAAACCGCACAGGAACTGCGCTCCGGCAACGTAATCATGGTCGGCAACGACCCGCTTGTAGTTCAAAAGACCGAATACAACAAATCCGGCCGCAACGCTGCGGTCGTGAAGATGAAGCTGAAGAACCTGCTCACCGGCGCACCGTCCGAATCGGTGTACAAGGCCGACGACAAGTTCGAAGTCGTCCAGCTCGATCGCAAGGAAGTGACCTATTCCTACTTTGCCGATCCGATGTATGTGTTCATGGACGCCGACTACGAGCAGTACGAAGTCGAAGCGGAAAACATGACCGACGCACTCAAGTATCTGGAAGATGGCATGCCGTGCGAGGTGGTGTTCTACAACGGCAAGGCAATTTCAGTGGAATTGCCGAACTCGGTGGTGCGTGAAGTCACTTACACCGAACCCGCGGTCAAAGGCGACACCTCCGGCAAAGTGCTCAAGCCGGCCAAGATTGCCACTGGCTTCGAATTGATGGTGCCGGCCTTCGTCGAAATTGGCGATAAAATCGAAATCGACACCCGTACCGACGAGTATAAAAACCGGGTGAAATGA
- a CDS encoding recombination-associated protein RdgC: MWFKNLQIYRLPAPWNIGLEALDAQLARRRFLPCASQEPQSRGWVSPIGSEQLVHSVGGQWLIALGIEQRLLPASVVRQVAEERAEEIAAQQGYKPGRKQMKALREAVQQELMPRAFTRRRKMYAWIDPVDGWLGVDAPSQTRAEDLLEVLRQTLDALPLSLVRTERGPVAAMADWLAGGEAPGNFTIDQDAELRSVVDEKAAVRYVRHALDGEDVRAHLAAGKLPTRLALTFDDRVSFVLTEKTEIKRLQFLDVVREQLDDKETDAQALFDAGFALMTGELRLLLPALVEALGGELKAALPPASAMPAMAYDPPF, encoded by the coding sequence ATGTGGTTCAAGAATCTACAGATCTATCGCCTGCCGGCGCCGTGGAACATTGGCCTGGAAGCGCTCGATGCGCAACTTGCGCGCCGGCGCTTTTTACCTTGCGCCAGCCAGGAGCCGCAGTCGCGCGGCTGGGTGTCGCCGATTGGTAGTGAGCAGTTGGTGCACTCGGTTGGCGGCCAGTGGTTGATTGCGCTCGGCATCGAGCAGCGGCTGTTGCCGGCCTCCGTTGTGCGTCAGGTGGCCGAGGAGCGGGCAGAGGAGATTGCCGCGCAACAGGGCTACAAACCCGGCCGCAAGCAGATGAAAGCACTGCGGGAGGCGGTGCAGCAGGAGCTGATGCCGCGCGCCTTTACCCGGCGGCGTAAGATGTATGCGTGGATCGACCCGGTGGACGGCTGGCTGGGGGTGGATGCGCCCAGCCAGACCCGCGCTGAAGATTTGCTCGAAGTGTTGCGCCAAACGTTGGATGCGCTACCGTTGTCGTTGGTGCGTACCGAACGCGGTCCGGTGGCAGCGATGGCCGATTGGCTGGCCGGCGGCGAGGCGCCGGGCAACTTCACCATCGACCAGGATGCCGAGCTGCGCTCGGTGGTTGATGAAAAAGCCGCGGTGCGCTATGTGCGCCATGCGCTGGACGGCGAAGATGTGCGTGCGCACTTGGCCGCTGGCAAACTGCCTACCCGGCTGGCGCTGACTTTCGACGACCGGGTGAGCTTTGTGTTGACCGAAAAAACCGAGATCAAGCGGCTGCAATTTCTTGACGTGGTACGCGAGCAGCTCGACGACAAGGAAACCGACGCCCAGGCACTGTTCGATGCAGGCTTCGCGTTGATGACCGGGGAGTTGCGCCTGCTGCTGCCGGCTTTGGTCGAAGCGCTGGGCGGCGAATTGAAGGCCGCGCTGCCGCCAGCGTCGGCAATGCCGGCGATGGCCTATGATCCGCCATTCTGA
- a CDS encoding AEC family transporter, which translates to MNDFLHILAFSFSVTGPIFVILGAGVLLLRIGMLTDAFVDSGSRLVFNIALPALLFISISQTHIGETANFVLVGYGMAATCVVFLLLEWLAARFIEPARDRGVVVQGAFRSNMGIIGLAYCVNAYGEAGLVAASLYLGLVTILFNVLSVITLQRSLQRGGGGIGRMLRGIATNPLIIGILAGLLVSVSGLELPQIVLKSGQYFADLTLPLALLCTGAALNFRSLRDQLSSTLFAAVAKLVAIPLLFVAGGVAIGLHGIELGVLLLMSSAPTAAASYVMVRAMGGNAPLAANIVALTTVGSLLTTSAGITLLRVLGMI; encoded by the coding sequence ATGAACGATTTTCTGCACATCCTGGCGTTTTCGTTCTCAGTCACCGGGCCGATTTTCGTCATCCTTGGCGCGGGCGTGCTGCTGCTACGCATCGGCATGCTGACCGACGCCTTCGTCGATAGCGGGTCGCGGTTGGTATTCAATATCGCCCTGCCGGCGCTGCTGTTTATCAGCATCAGTCAGACCCATATCGGTGAGACGGCCAATTTTGTGCTGGTGGGCTACGGTATGGCGGCTACCTGTGTGGTGTTCCTGTTGCTGGAATGGTTGGCCGCACGTTTTATTGAACCGGCACGCGACCGTGGTGTGGTGGTCCAAGGTGCGTTCCGCTCCAATATGGGCATCATCGGCCTGGCCTACTGTGTGAATGCTTATGGCGAAGCCGGGTTGGTCGCCGCCTCCCTGTACCTGGGTTTGGTCACCATTTTGTTCAATGTGTTGTCGGTCATTACCTTGCAGCGCTCATTGCAGCGTGGAGGAGGCGGTATTGGGCGCATGCTGCGCGGCATCGCCACCAATCCGCTGATCATCGGTATCCTGGCCGGGTTGCTGGTGTCGGTAAGTGGGCTGGAACTGCCGCAAATCGTGTTGAAATCCGGGCAATACTTCGCCGACCTGACCCTGCCGCTAGCCCTGCTATGTACCGGGGCTGCGCTCAATTTCCGCAGCTTGCGCGACCAGTTGTCGAGCACATTGTTTGCCGCGGTCGCCAAGCTGGTGGCGATTCCGCTGCTGTTCGTGGCAGGCGGCGTGGCGATCGGTTTGCACGGCATCGAGCTGGGCGTGCTGCTCTTGATGTCCTCGGCACCAACCGCCGCGGCCAGCTATGTGATGGTGCGCGCGATGGGCGGCAATGCACCGCTGGCGGCCAACATCGTCGCACTGACCACAGTCGGTTCATTGCTCACCACCAGTGCCGGTATTACCCTGTTACGCGTCCTGGGCATGATCTGA
- a CDS encoding NfeD family protein, whose translation MIFQWWYWLLAGLGLVLLELAIPAFYIIWFGLGAILVGLVVLIGPQLDLAVQIGLWVMASVAMALLWFRVFRRSQNKTLAGTSSGEAIGEVGLLVGSVAPFQRGRVRFQRPILGSDEWTCLADTEIAAGERVKVLSVEGSLVKVGKV comes from the coding sequence ATGATCTTTCAATGGTGGTACTGGCTGCTTGCCGGTCTTGGGCTGGTGTTGCTGGAGCTGGCGATTCCGGCCTTCTACATCATCTGGTTTGGTTTGGGCGCCATACTGGTCGGCCTGGTTGTGCTGATCGGCCCGCAGCTCGACCTGGCAGTGCAGATCGGCTTGTGGGTAATGGCCTCGGTGGCAATGGCGCTGCTGTGGTTCAGGGTTTTCCGTCGCTCACAAAACAAAACGCTGGCCGGTACCTCAAGTGGCGAAGCCATTGGCGAGGTCGGGCTTTTGGTTGGGTCGGTGGCGCCTTTCCAACGTGGCCGGGTGCGTTTTCAGCGCCCCATCTTGGGCTCGGATGAATGGACGTGCTTGGCCGACACCGAGATTGCCGCAGGAGAACGGGTGAAAGTGCTCAGCGTGGAAGGCAGTCTGGTCAAAGTGGGCAAGGTCTGA
- a CDS encoding SRPBCC family protein, which produces MRFEHLVQVNDLTDPAQPRLSREEVWFGLLCRAEDPRPFLPGLERCVIRERGESTLVRELHFGGAVVEDRVSYQALQWMRFESAPTAEHAGGSLTIGIEEPQPGEIFLRFQYATTLPETAHEDAQVAQIVRSAYHESDLDTVRVIRMIAAAGRLQ; this is translated from the coding sequence ATGAGGTTTGAGCATTTGGTTCAGGTCAATGATCTTACCGATCCGGCACAACCGCGGCTGAGCCGTGAGGAAGTCTGGTTTGGTCTGCTATGCCGGGCCGAGGATCCGCGGCCTTTTCTTCCGGGGCTGGAACGTTGCGTGATCCGCGAGCGCGGCGAAAGCACTTTGGTGCGCGAGCTGCACTTTGGCGGCGCAGTGGTCGAAGACCGGGTCAGCTACCAAGCCTTGCAGTGGATGCGCTTTGAATCCGCACCCACGGCCGAGCATGCCGGCGGCAGTCTGACCATCGGTATCGAAGAGCCGCAACCCGGTGAAATTTTTTTGCGTTTTCAGTACGCAACCACCTTGCCTGAAACGGCGCACGAGGATGCGCAGGTGGCGCAGATCGTACGTTCGGCCTATCACGAATCCGATCTGGATACCGTGCGGGTCATTCGTATGATTGCCGCCGCCGGCCGACTTCAGTAA
- a CDS encoding peptide chain release factor 3, translating into MTDTPSPYPPELMRDVARRRTFAIISHPDAGKTTLTEKLLLFGGAIQLAGTVKARKSARHATSDWMEVEKQRGISVTSSVMQFDYQDHTINLLDTPGHEDFSEDTYRVLTAVDAAVMVIDAAKGVEAQTIKLLEVCRLRDTPIITFVNKLDREVREPFDLLAEIEDVLKIQCAPVTWPLGMGKAFRGVYHLLEDRVLRFTPGEERRTEAEVIQGLTNPQLDALFPMEVGPLREDVALIQGASNPFMLDEFLAGKQTPVFFGSGINNFGVQEILQALIDWAPPPQPRDAGSRWVHPAEEKFSGFVFKIQANMDPKHRDRIAFFRICSGRYQSGMKVRHVRAGRDIKLANALTFMANERVLKDDGVAGDIIGIHNHGQLQIGDTLTEGEVLGFKGIPYFSPELFRAARLRDPLKSKQLQKGLQELGEEGAIQVFELEGGNMLLGAVGMLQFEVVAQRLKDEYKVDAIFEPADIYTARWLTFPDELTRRNFEREQAMRMGKDVDGNPVYLASSRYNLEVTMEKWPKVGFHATREHGQVLS; encoded by the coding sequence ATGACCGACACGCCTTCCCCCTACCCGCCCGAGCTGATGCGTGACGTTGCCCGTCGTCGCACGTTTGCCATCATTTCCCACCCCGACGCCGGTAAAACCACACTGACCGAAAAGCTGCTGCTCTTTGGCGGCGCAATCCAGCTCGCCGGCACCGTCAAAGCGCGCAAAAGCGCGCGCCATGCCACCTCGGACTGGATGGAGGTGGAAAAACAACGCGGCATCTCGGTGACCAGCTCGGTGATGCAGTTCGACTATCAGGACCACACCATCAACCTGCTCGACACGCCGGGCCACGAGGATTTTTCGGAAGACACCTATCGTGTGCTCACCGCAGTAGATGCCGCGGTCATGGTCATCGACGCCGCCAAGGGCGTGGAAGCGCAGACTATTAAACTACTTGAAGTCTGCCGCTTGCGCGACACCCCCATCATCACCTTCGTCAATAAGCTCGACCGCGAAGTGCGCGAGCCTTTCGATCTGCTCGCCGAAATCGAGGATGTGTTAAAGATCCAGTGCGCCCCGGTAACCTGGCCGCTGGGTATGGGCAAGGCCTTCCGCGGGGTGTACCACTTGCTAGAAGACCGTGTGCTGCGCTTTACACCGGGTGAAGAACGACGCACCGAGGCGGAAGTCATCCAGGGACTGACCAATCCCCAACTGGACGCGCTGTTTCCGATGGAAGTCGGCCCATTGCGCGAGGATGTGGCACTGATCCAGGGTGCCTCCAATCCGTTCATGTTGGATGAATTTCTCGCCGGCAAACAGACACCGGTTTTTTTCGGTTCCGGTATCAATAACTTCGGCGTCCAAGAAATCCTGCAGGCTTTGATCGATTGGGCGCCACCGCCACAGCCGCGGGATGCCGGCAGCCGTTGGGTACACCCGGCCGAAGAAAAGTTTTCCGGTTTCGTGTTCAAGATCCAGGCCAATATGGATCCCAAACACCGCGACCGCATCGCGTTTTTCCGCATTTGCTCCGGGCGTTATCAATCCGGCATGAAGGTCAGACATGTGCGCGCCGGCCGCGACATCAAGCTTGCCAATGCACTCACCTTCATGGCCAACGAGCGGGTGTTGAAGGATGACGGTGTGGCCGGCGACATCATCGGCATTCACAATCATGGCCAATTGCAGATCGGCGACACTTTGACCGAGGGCGAAGTGCTCGGCTTCAAAGGCATTCCCTATTTCTCGCCGGAACTATTCCGCGCGGCGCGCCTGCGCGATCCGCTGAAATCCAAACAGTTGCAAAAAGGTCTGCAAGAACTGGGCGAGGAAGGTGCGATTCAGGTTTTTGAGCTGGAAGGCGGCAACATGCTGCTGGGCGCGGTCGGCATGCTGCAATTCGAAGTGGTCGCCCAACGTTTGAAGGACGAATACAAGGTCGATGCGATCTTCGAGCCGGCCGACATTTACACCGCTCGCTGGCTGACCTTCCCGGATGAACTCACTCGACGCAACTTCGAACGAGAACAAGCGATGCGGATGGGCAAGGATGTGGACGGCAACCCGGTGTATCTGGCCAGCAGCCGTTACAACCTGGAGGTCACCATGGAAAAATGGCCGAAGGTGGGTTTCCACGCCACCCGCGAACACGGCCAGGTGCTGAGCTGA